The Pantoea vagans genome includes a window with the following:
- the yejF gene encoding microcin C ABC transporter ATP-binding protein YejF, protein MSLLTVNHLAVAFNQRRVVEDISLHIDAGETLALVGESGSGKSVTALSIMRLLPQPPVTYPQGEVVFNGQNILQASEREMRGLRGNQMAMIFQEPMVSLNPLHNVEKQLYEVLSQHRGMRKEAARGEILSCLDRVGIRQAASRLQDFPHQLSGGERQRVMIAMALLMQPKLLIADEPTTALDVTVQAQILQLLRELQRELNMGMLFITHNLNIVRQLAHRVTVMRNGREVEHNRCDALFSLPTHPYTRELLAAEPDGQPVPLRNPQPLLQVKNLHVGFPIRRGLFKRAVAEKTALQDLSFTLRRGESLGLVGESGSGKSTTGLALLRLIAARGEIWFDDQPLHTLTRKQLMPLRPKIQVVFQDPNSSLNPRMTVQQVIAEGLAVHRPELSAAEQEAKVIAVMEEVGLDAESRSRYPAEFSGGQRQRIAIARALILEPQLIVLDEPTSSLDRSVQKQILTLLRRLQQQHQLAYLFISHDLQVVRGLCHQLIVLRQGEVVEQGECEALFSAPATDYTRQLLASAQGQPLS, encoded by the coding sequence ATGAGCTTACTGACCGTTAATCATCTGGCCGTGGCGTTTAATCAACGCCGCGTGGTGGAAGATATCTCACTGCACATTGATGCGGGTGAAACCCTGGCATTGGTCGGCGAATCAGGATCGGGCAAAAGCGTGACTGCCCTGTCGATCATGCGCTTGTTACCTCAGCCACCCGTGACCTATCCGCAGGGCGAAGTTGTGTTTAATGGACAGAACATCCTGCAGGCCAGTGAACGCGAGATGCGCGGCTTGCGTGGCAACCAAATGGCGATGATTTTCCAGGAGCCGATGGTCTCGCTTAACCCGCTGCATAACGTTGAGAAACAGCTGTATGAGGTGCTGTCTCAGCATCGGGGAATGCGCAAAGAGGCCGCGCGCGGTGAAATTCTCAGTTGCCTGGATCGCGTGGGGATTCGCCAGGCCGCGTCTCGGCTGCAGGATTTCCCCCATCAACTCTCTGGTGGCGAACGTCAGCGCGTGATGATCGCCATGGCGCTGCTGATGCAGCCCAAGTTGCTGATTGCCGATGAACCCACCACCGCGCTCGACGTCACGGTACAGGCGCAGATTCTGCAACTGCTGCGAGAACTGCAGCGAGAGCTGAATATGGGCATGCTGTTTATCACCCATAATCTGAATATTGTGCGCCAGTTGGCGCATCGTGTGACGGTGATGCGCAATGGGCGAGAAGTCGAACACAACCGCTGCGACGCGCTTTTCAGCCTGCCGACTCATCCTTATACCCGCGAACTCTTGGCTGCCGAACCCGATGGTCAACCGGTTCCCCTCAGGAATCCGCAACCGCTGTTGCAGGTTAAAAATCTGCATGTGGGCTTTCCCATTCGCCGCGGATTGTTCAAGCGGGCAGTGGCGGAAAAGACGGCGCTACAGGATTTGAGCTTCACGCTTCGCCGGGGTGAAAGCCTCGGCCTGGTCGGTGAATCAGGCTCCGGCAAAAGTACCACTGGCCTGGCACTGCTGCGTTTGATCGCCGCCCGCGGCGAGATTTGGTTTGACGATCAGCCTCTGCATACGCTGACGCGCAAGCAACTGATGCCGCTGCGCCCGAAGATTCAGGTGGTGTTTCAGGATCCGAACTCTTCACTGAATCCACGCATGACGGTGCAGCAGGTGATTGCCGAAGGGTTGGCCGTCCATCGACCAGAGCTGAGTGCTGCCGAACAGGAAGCGAAAGTGATTGCGGTGATGGAGGAAGTGGGACTGGATGCCGAAAGCCGTTCGCGCTATCCCGCAGAGTTTTCCGGCGGCCAGCGCCAGCGTATCGCGATTGCGCGCGCGCTAATTTTAGAGCCACAGTTGATCGTACTGGATGAACCCACTTCATCACTCGATCGCTCAGTGCAGAAGCAAATTCTCACACTGCTACGTCGTTTGCAGCAACAGCATCAGCTGGCCTATCTGTTTATCAGCCATGATTTGCAGGTGGTGCGAGGACTCTGTCACCAGCTGATCGTGTTGCGTCAGGGAGAGGTGGTGGAACAGGGAGAATGCGAGGCACTGTTTAGCGCGCCAGCCACCGATTATACCCGTCAGTTGCTGGCTTCAGCGCAAGGTCAGCCCTTGAGTTAA
- a CDS encoding ABC transporter permease: protein MAISLINQQRWQRFRHNRRGYWSLWIFLVIFVLSLGAELLANDKPLIVQYQQRWYMPLLFNYSESDFGGDFATPADYQDPWLKQRIDRQGWALWAPIRFSDSTINFATDVPFPSPPSKQNWLGTDANGGDVLARLLYGTRVSLLFGILLTLFSSVIGIVVGAVQGYFGGRVDLVGQRLIEVWSGMPSLFLLILLSSVIQPGFWWLLLVTVIFGWMSLVSVVRAEFLRTRNFDYIRAAQALGVSDGRIMLRHMLPNAMVATLTFLPFILCGSITTLTSLDFLGFGLPVGSPSLGELLLQGKNNLQAPWLGLSGFFALALLLSLLIFIGEAVRDAFDPSRGR from the coding sequence ATGGCCATATCGCTTATTAACCAACAGCGCTGGCAGCGCTTTCGTCACAACCGCCGTGGCTACTGGTCGTTGTGGATTTTTCTGGTGATTTTCGTGCTGTCGCTGGGTGCGGAGTTACTGGCCAACGACAAACCTTTGATCGTGCAATATCAGCAGCGCTGGTATATGCCACTGCTGTTTAACTACAGTGAAAGTGATTTTGGCGGTGACTTTGCGACGCCCGCAGATTATCAAGACCCCTGGCTCAAGCAGCGGATTGACCGCCAGGGTTGGGCACTGTGGGCGCCGATTCGCTTTAGTGACAGCACCATCAATTTCGCCACCGATGTGCCCTTCCCTTCTCCGCCATCGAAACAGAACTGGCTCGGCACCGATGCCAACGGCGGTGATGTGCTGGCACGTCTGCTCTACGGTACACGCGTATCCTTGCTATTCGGTATTCTGCTGACGCTGTTTTCCAGTGTGATTGGCATTGTGGTCGGTGCGGTGCAGGGTTACTTCGGCGGCCGCGTTGATTTAGTGGGGCAGCGTCTGATTGAAGTCTGGTCCGGTATGCCCTCTCTATTCCTGCTCATTTTGCTCTCCAGCGTCATCCAGCCCGGTTTCTGGTGGCTGTTGCTGGTGACAGTGATCTTTGGCTGGATGAGCCTGGTCAGCGTGGTACGCGCGGAATTTCTACGCACGCGTAACTTTGATTACATTCGTGCCGCGCAGGCGCTGGGGGTCAGCGATGGACGCATCATGCTGCGGCATATGTTGCCCAATGCGATGGTGGCCACGCTGACTTTCCTGCCCTTTATTTTGTGTGGTTCGATCACCACGCTGACATCCCTGGATTTCCTCGGTTTTGGCCTTCCGGTGGGATCACCGTCGTTGGGTGAGCTGTTACTGCAAGGCAAAAATAATCTGCAAGCACCCTGGCTGGGGCTTTCTGGCTTCTTCGCACTCGCCCTGCTGCTATCACTGCTGATCTTTATAGGTGAAGCGGTACGCGATGCCTTTGATCCAAGTCGGGGACGTTAA